From the Moraxella sp. FZFQ2102 genome, the window TCCAAAGCAACATCAAGATCATTACGACGCAGGTAATCCTGTGTCAGCATCGCCAAACGCTCATCATCTTCAACGATGAGAATTCTTGGCATACCTTCTTTTTCTGGCGTAGTCGATGTCATATCATCTTATCCTTGGGCAGATCGCAAAATCACCACAACCGCACCTGATTAGGCACGGTTTTTGTATTTTTGAATGGTTTGTAGCTGTGCTAATGATTCAGCCAATGCGTGTAATGCAGCATTGGTTTGTAGCGTATCACTTTGGTTGGCAAGCATTTGCTCAGCAGCACGACGCGCTTCAGCAATCTTCGCTTCATCCAAATCATGTGCACGCTCAGCACTGTCAGCCAGTACAGTTACGACATTTGGCTGTACTTCTAGCACACCACCAGAGACATAAATGACTTCTTCTGAAGTGCCATCAGCCAACTTCATGCGCATCGCACCTGGCTTAAGCAAAGTAATCAGCGGCGTGTGACCTGCCAACACACCAATTTCACCACTGTGACCATTGGCGATCAACATCGTGATCTCGCCTGAATACAACTCTTCGCGAGCGCTAACCACTCGACATTTAAAAGTTGCCATGAAAAATCTCCCAATAATCTTAGGACGGATTAGCATTGATTGACTGGATAAATATAAACCATTTATCCAGTCAATACAAGCGCATTAAGCAGCTTTTAGCTTCTCAGCTTTGGCAACGGCTTCATCGATACCGCCAACCATGTAGAAAGCTTGCTCTGGCATATGGTCATATTCACCTTCGATGATCGCTTTAAAGCCAGCGATGGTATCACGAAGCGCGACATATTTACCTGGTGCACCAGTGAAGACTTCTGCCACATGGAATGGCTGAGACAAGAAACGCTGGATCTTACGAGCGCGGTAAACAGTCAGTTTATCTTCTTCTGACAACTCATCCATACCCAAAATGGCGATGATGTCTTTTAGCTCTTTGTAGCGTTGTAGAACTTCTTGCACGCCACGAGCAACATTGTAGTGCTCTTCACCGATCACTTGTGGATCAAGCTGACGAGAAGTTGAGTCTAGTGGATCAACCGCAGGATAGATACCTTGTGACGCGATGTCACGGCTTAGTACGACTGTTGCATCCAAGTGAGCGAAAGTAGTCGCAGGGCTTGGGTCAGTCAAGTCGTCCGCAGGTACATAAACCGCTTGCACAGAAGTAATAGAGCCTGATTGAGTCGAAGTAATACGCTCTTGTAGCGCACCCATCTCTTCTGCTAAGGTTGGCTGATAA encodes:
- a CDS encoding F0F1 ATP synthase subunit epsilon, which encodes MATFKCRVVSAREELYSGEITMLIANGHSGEIGVLAGHTPLITLLKPGAMRMKLADGTSEEVIYVSGGVLEVQPNVVTVLADSAERAHDLDEAKIAEARRAAEQMLANQSDTLQTNAALHALAESLAQLQTIQKYKNRA